In the genome of Deinococcus sedimenti, one region contains:
- a CDS encoding STM4011 family radical SAM protein produces the protein MAVARPAPHAALEHLTVLYRGPLSSCNYGCPYCPFAKRRESPEEQEADRAALARFVAWVEAQPFEVSVLFTPWGEALIWPRYQQAVTHLSRLPHVRQVAIQTNLSGPLGWLADAGRTRVGLWATYHPGEVSLERFLTRTRELDALGARYSVGVVGVPAHLPDIQALRDALNPATYLWVNAFHDGRPYTRAEREALTRIDPLFEVNIRRYRTRGQPCAAGDTAISVDGHGTVRRCHFIPVPLGNIYEQDVRDLLAPRPCARPTCHCHIGYVQLPALGAQDVYGAGLLARIPEGPDWADPGAYLDRARQLWRAGATPR, from the coding sequence GTGGCGGTAGCCCGGCCCGCCCCTCACGCCGCGCTGGAGCACCTGACCGTGCTGTACCGGGGCCCGCTGTCGAGCTGCAACTACGGCTGTCCGTACTGTCCGTTCGCCAAGCGCCGCGAGTCCCCCGAGGAGCAGGAGGCCGACCGCGCCGCGCTGGCCCGTTTCGTGGCGTGGGTGGAGGCGCAGCCCTTCGAGGTCTCAGTGCTGTTCACGCCGTGGGGTGAGGCGCTGATCTGGCCGCGCTACCAGCAGGCCGTCACGCACCTGAGCCGCCTGCCCCACGTGCGGCAGGTGGCGATCCAGACGAACCTCAGCGGCCCGCTCGGGTGGCTCGCGGACGCCGGGCGGACGCGCGTGGGCCTGTGGGCCACCTACCACCCGGGCGAGGTGAGCCTGGAGCGCTTCCTGACCCGCACCCGCGAACTGGACGCCCTGGGCGCGCGCTACAGCGTCGGCGTGGTGGGCGTGCCCGCGCACCTGCCGGATATCCAGGCGCTGCGGGACGCGCTGAACCCCGCCACGTACCTGTGGGTGAACGCCTTCCATGATGGCCGCCCCTACACCCGTGCCGAACGCGAAGCCCTGACCCGCATTGACCCGCTGTTCGAGGTGAACATCCGCCGCTACCGCACCCGCGGCCAGCCCTGCGCGGCGGGCGACACGGCCATCAGCGTGGACGGGCACGGCACGGTCCGCCGCTGCCATTTCATTCCGGTGCCGCTGGGCAACATCTACGAGCAGGACGTGCGCGACCTGCTTGCTCCGCGCCCCTGCGCGCGCCCCACCTGCCACTGCCACATCGGGTACGTGCAGCTGCCCGCACTGGGCGCCCAGGACGTGTACGGCGCGGGCCTGCTGGCGCGCATCCCGGAAGGGCCGGACTGGGCCGATCCCGGCGCGTACCTGGACCGCGCGCGGCAGCTGTGGCGTGCGGGCGCTACGCCTCGGTAA
- a CDS encoding STM4012 family radical SAM protein yields the protein MTLTSPPSAPLTLADALARGPYQAYTYAYPHKTAYRPLDPPVPLRGAWARERQDNLFLYLHVPFCEMRCGFCNLFTTVNAPRTLEEAYLDAVVRQARVIRGALGEGARFSRAALGGGTPTFLRPADLERVFDLFGTTFGVDPHAVPTSVETSPATATPDRLAVLASRGVDRVSIGVQSFVGSEVHSVGRAQDGAQVSRALDAIRASGVRTLNIDLIYGLAHQTPDTWRQSLETALTWQPEELFLYPLYVRPLTGIGRLGRSWDDERLDLYRLGRDFLLARGYVQTSMRRFQRAGLTLPGEPEYTCQLDGMVGLGCGARSYAGELHYSSEYAVGRVGVRDIITDFVARPDEAFAHATHGFRLGGDERRRRYLLQSLLHASGLNLAAYRAVFGTDAREDWPQLRALQEAGLATLSGDTLTLTPGGLEQSDAIGPWLYSDAVRGLSEAFEWR from the coding sequence ATGACCCTGACCTCTCCTCCCTCTGCCCCCCTGACGCTCGCGGACGCCCTGGCCCGCGGGCCGTACCAGGCGTACACCTACGCCTACCCGCACAAGACCGCCTACCGGCCCCTCGACCCGCCTGTCCCGCTGAGGGGCGCCTGGGCGCGCGAGCGGCAGGACAACCTGTTCCTGTACCTGCACGTGCCGTTCTGCGAGATGCGCTGCGGCTTCTGCAACCTGTTCACGACCGTGAACGCCCCCCGCACCCTGGAGGAGGCGTACCTGGACGCCGTCGTGCGGCAGGCCCGCGTGATCCGGGGCGCCCTGGGCGAGGGGGCCCGCTTCTCCCGCGCGGCGCTGGGCGGCGGCACGCCCACGTTCCTGCGTCCCGCTGACCTGGAGCGTGTGTTCGATCTGTTCGGGACGACCTTCGGGGTCGATCCTCACGCGGTGCCCACGTCGGTGGAGACCTCCCCGGCGACCGCCACGCCGGATCGGCTGGCGGTGCTGGCGTCTCGCGGGGTGGATCGCGTCAGTATCGGCGTGCAGAGCTTCGTGGGCAGCGAGGTGCATTCGGTGGGCCGCGCGCAGGACGGCGCGCAGGTGAGCCGGGCGCTGGACGCCATCCGCGCCTCGGGCGTGCGGACGCTGAACATCGACCTGATCTACGGCCTGGCGCACCAGACGCCGGACACCTGGCGGCAGTCCCTGGAGACGGCGCTGACCTGGCAGCCGGAGGAACTGTTCCTGTACCCGCTGTACGTGCGGCCCCTGACCGGCATCGGGCGGCTGGGCCGCTCCTGGGACGACGAGCGGCTGGACCTGTACCGCCTGGGCCGCGACTTTCTGCTGGCGCGCGGCTACGTGCAGACGTCCATGCGGCGCTTCCAGCGAGCCGGCCTGACGCTGCCGGGCGAACCCGAGTACACCTGTCAGCTCGACGGCATGGTCGGCCTGGGCTGCGGCGCGCGCTCGTACGCCGGGGAGCTGCACTACAGCAGCGAGTACGCGGTGGGCCGGGTGGGCGTGCGCGACATCATCACCGACTTCGTGGCCCGCCCCGACGAGGCGTTCGCGCACGCCACGCACGGCTTCCGGCTGGGCGGCGACGAGCGACGGCGGCGCTACCTGCTGCAGTCCCTGCTGCACGCCTCGGGCCTGAACCTCGCCGCGTACCGGGCGGTGTTCGGCACGGACGCGCGGGAGGACTGGCCGCAGCTGCGCGCCCTGCAGGAGGCCGGGCTGGCCACCCTGAGCGGCGACACCCTGACCCTCACGCCCGGCGGGCTGGAACAGTCCGACGCGATCGGCCCGTGGCTGTACTCGGACGCCGTGAGGGGCCTGAGCGAGGCGTTCGAGTGGCGGTAG